From the Microthrixaceae bacterium genome, one window contains:
- a CDS encoding AMP-binding protein, giving the protein MKVQLNVLDFLTRAETVYGDRVAVIDEPDQPAPPLGPLTYRQVGEHARAMAAGLDALGIDRGDRVAIVSHNSARLLVAFFGVCGWGRVAVPVNFRLAAEEVRYIVEQSGARVLLIDPELADSLADVDCEHRFIIGDESDAALFRFGVDPVPWEADEDAIATINYTSGTTARPKGVECTHRQEWIHASVAGWTLGVNDRDVYLHTLPMFHCNGWGQVFSVTAMGGTHVILRKVDGAEILRRVDTHGVTYLCGAPAVGAMVLEAAQGFNPVPGRDRVRMVMAGAPPPTRTIERVEEELGWEFIQIYGLTETAPVITMSRSRSEWDDLSAHERAVRLSRAGAPLLGVDLRVDDMGEVTVRSNHVMNGYWNKPGATSEAIYRGYFHTGDGGTIDDDGYLTISDRKKDVIVSGGENVSSIEVEDVVFRHEDVDEVAVIGVPDDKWGETVKALVVLRAGSPLSQLGPEEVEAELRAWCRNSLAGYKVPTSVEVREALLRTATGKLQKFQLRAPYWEGRDRMVN; this is encoded by the coding sequence ATGAAGGTGCAACTCAACGTCTTGGACTTCCTCACCCGGGCCGAGACCGTTTACGGCGACCGGGTCGCGGTCATCGACGAACCCGACCAGCCGGCACCGCCGCTCGGGCCGCTGACGTATCGCCAGGTCGGCGAACACGCACGAGCGATGGCCGCCGGACTCGACGCGCTCGGCATCGACCGCGGCGACCGCGTCGCCATCGTCAGCCACAATTCGGCCCGGCTCCTCGTCGCGTTCTTCGGGGTGTGTGGATGGGGCCGTGTTGCCGTTCCGGTCAACTTTCGCCTCGCCGCCGAGGAGGTTCGTTACATCGTCGAGCAATCGGGCGCTCGGGTGTTGTTGATCGATCCGGAGTTGGCCGATTCGCTCGCCGATGTCGACTGCGAACACCGGTTCATCATCGGCGACGAGTCTGATGCCGCGCTGTTCCGGTTCGGCGTCGACCCCGTGCCATGGGAGGCCGACGAGGATGCGATCGCCACCATCAACTACACCTCCGGGACGACGGCTCGACCCAAGGGCGTCGAGTGCACCCACCGCCAGGAGTGGATTCACGCCTCGGTGGCCGGTTGGACCCTCGGGGTGAACGACCGCGACGTCTATCTCCACACCCTGCCGATGTTTCACTGCAACGGGTGGGGTCAGGTGTTCTCTGTCACGGCGATGGGCGGCACCCACGTCATCCTGCGCAAGGTCGACGGCGCCGAGATCCTGCGCCGAGTCGACACTCACGGTGTCACCTATCTGTGCGGGGCTCCGGCGGTCGGGGCGATGGTGTTGGAGGCCGCCCAGGGATTCAATCCGGTGCCGGGCCGCGACCGCGTCCGCATGGTGATGGCGGGTGCCCCGCCGCCCACGCGAACCATCGAACGGGTCGAGGAGGAACTTGGCTGGGAGTTCATCCAGATCTACGGGCTCACCGAGACCGCACCGGTCATCACGATGAGCCGATCCCGCAGCGAATGGGACGATCTGTCGGCCCACGAGCGGGCGGTGAGGCTCAGCCGGGCGGGGGCACCGCTGCTCGGCGTCGACCTGCGCGTCGACGACATGGGCGAGGTGACCGTGCGTTCGAACCACGTCATGAACGGGTACTGGAACAAGCCGGGCGCCACATCCGAGGCGATCTACCGGGGGTACTTCCACACCGGCGACGGCGGCACGATCGACGACGACGGGTACCTCACGATCAGCGACCGCAAGAAGGACGTGATCGTGTCGGGTGGCGAGAACGTCAGCTCGATCGAGGTCGAGGACGTGGTTTTCCGCCACGAGGATGTCGATGAGGTGGCGGTCATCGGCGTGCCCGACGACAAGTGGGGTGAGACAGTCAAGGCCCTTGTCGTGTTGCGTGCAGGGAGTCCCCTGTCGCAGCTCGGCCCTGAGGAGGTCGAGGCCGAGTTGCGGGCTTGGTGTCGCAACTCGTTGGCTGGCTACAAGGTGCCGACCTCGGTGGAGGTGCGCGAGGCACTCCTGCGCACGGCAACCGGCAAGCTGCAGAAGTTCCAGCTTCGCGCCCCCTACTGGGAGGGCCGCGACCGGATGGTCAACTGA
- a CDS encoding Fic family protein: MSLPPSYGDTPVEEDDLAAFIPEVLKVLGEWPTKADVYEIEQAIQTFVASEWMTRVLYSDVGLAELCSDLTLMQLHQELYEDVWSWAGIYRTKEYSIGIDPLLIVSAVRDSLANALYRWEHAGEWTPKRFAAFVHADLVRIHPFVDGNGRTTRLLADLVYLAAQGDGPFHVFDWDINKRRYIDLLRAFDRDRDEGPLSEFLGDLELDV, from the coding sequence ATGTCGCTTCCGCCCAGCTACGGCGACACCCCGGTCGAGGAAGACGATCTTGCTGCGTTCATCCCCGAGGTGTTGAAGGTTCTCGGCGAATGGCCAACGAAGGCCGACGTCTACGAAATCGAACAAGCGATCCAGACTTTCGTTGCCTCCGAATGGATGACGCGGGTGTTGTACTCAGACGTTGGATTGGCCGAGCTTTGCTCGGACCTTACGCTGATGCAGCTTCACCAGGAGCTTTACGAGGACGTGTGGAGTTGGGCAGGCATTTACCGGACGAAGGAATATTCCATCGGGATAGACCCGCTCCTCATCGTCTCCGCGGTTCGAGACTCTCTTGCCAACGCGTTGTATCGGTGGGAGCACGCTGGAGAATGGACGCCGAAGCGATTCGCCGCGTTTGTGCACGCAGACCTCGTGCGGATTCATCCGTTCGTCGATGGGAACGGCCGAACGACCCGGCTGCTCGCCGATCTGGTCTACCTCGCTGCACAGGGTGACGGTCCCTTCCACGTTTTCGACTGGGACATCAACAAACGTCGCTACATCGACCTTCTTCGGGCATTCGACCGTGATCGCGACGAAGGTCCGCTGTCCGAGTTTCTTGGGGATCTGGAGCTCGACGTGTGA
- the murI gene encoding glutamate racemase: MVVPANPRLDADAPIAMFDSGFGGLTVARAVIDLLPHEPIVYLGDTARYPYGPRSQDEVRAFSHQIAEHLVDECGAKLLIVACNTAAAAALDELQDRFDIPVIGVIEPGVRSVLKATENRRVGVIGTVGTIESGAYQDTVADHAACTGLDDVELCALSCPGFVEFVERGEFDSHQVHVLAERLLAPAVEFGVDSLLLGCTHYPYLARTIAEVMGREVVLVSSADETAFEIADLLVERGLDRDEAVPTPAPRFLTTGDVDWFQHLGSRLLGPELERAERVTL, from the coding sequence ATGGTCGTGCCCGCGAATCCCCGCCTCGATGCCGACGCGCCGATCGCCATGTTCGACTCGGGGTTCGGTGGGCTCACCGTGGCCCGGGCGGTCATCGACCTGTTGCCCCACGAGCCGATCGTGTACCTGGGCGACACCGCGCGCTACCCCTACGGTCCGCGTTCCCAAGACGAGGTGCGGGCGTTCTCCCATCAGATCGCCGAGCATCTCGTCGACGAATGCGGGGCGAAACTGTTGATCGTCGCCTGCAATACCGCGGCGGCGGCAGCGCTCGACGAGTTGCAGGACCGCTTCGACATCCCGGTCATCGGCGTCATCGAGCCGGGGGTTCGTTCGGTGCTCAAGGCGACCGAGAACCGCCGCGTCGGGGTGATCGGCACCGTGGGCACGATTGAATCCGGCGCCTACCAGGACACGGTTGCGGATCACGCGGCCTGCACCGGCCTCGATGACGTGGAGTTGTGCGCGCTGTCGTGTCCCGGTTTCGTCGAGTTCGTCGAGCGGGGCGAGTTCGACAGCCATCAGGTACACGTGCTCGCCGAGCGACTCCTCGCGCCCGCCGTCGAGTTCGGGGTCGACAGCCTCCTGCTCGGCTGCACCCACTACCCGTACCTGGCCCGCACGATCGCCGAGGTCATGGGGCGCGAGGTCGTGTTGGTGTCGAGCGCAGATGAGACGGCCTTCGAGATCGCCGATCTGCTGGTCGAGCGCGGGCTCGATCGCGACGAGGCGGTGCCCACCCCGGCACCCCGGTTTTTGACGACCGGCGACGTCGACTGGTTCCAGCACCTCGGCAGCCGCCTGCTCGGACCCGAGTTGGAACGGGCGGAGCGGGTCACCTTGTAA
- the rph gene encoding ribonuclease PH, translating into MRPDGRRPDELRPITIERDFTTTSHGSVLVAFGETRVLCTATVELDVPRWMKGTGKGWVTAEYSMLPGSSPERIRRERKGPKGRTQEIERLIGRSLRAVVDMKALGERQVLLDCDVLQADGGTRTASISGAWIALHDACERMVQAGIIKANPVVDHCAAISVGIIDGEPRLDLPYVEDSTAQTDMNVVMTGAGGLVEVQGTAEDSPFSRAELNALLDLAEGGIAEIVTRQREVVAAAPTPKSFTAR; encoded by the coding sequence ATGAGACCAGACGGCCGTCGACCCGACGAATTGCGCCCCATCACCATCGAACGCGACTTCACCACCACCTCGCACGGCTCTGTGCTCGTCGCCTTCGGCGAGACCCGAGTGTTGTGCACGGCGACGGTTGAACTCGACGTGCCGCGTTGGATGAAGGGCACCGGAAAGGGCTGGGTCACCGCCGAGTACTCGATGCTGCCCGGCTCGTCCCCCGAACGAATCCGTCGCGAACGCAAAGGGCCCAAGGGCCGCACCCAGGAGATCGAGCGGCTGATCGGACGATCGCTGCGAGCGGTGGTCGACATGAAGGCACTCGGCGAACGTCAGGTGTTGTTGGACTGCGACGTGTTGCAGGCCGACGGCGGCACCCGCACCGCCTCGATTTCGGGTGCCTGGATCGCCCTACACGACGCGTGTGAACGCATGGTGCAGGCCGGCATCATCAAGGCGAATCCGGTGGTCGACCACTGCGCGGCGATCTCGGTGGGGATCATCGACGGCGAACCCCGACTCGACCTTCCCTACGTCGAGGACTCGACCGCACAGACCGACATGAACGTCGTGATGACCGGTGCCGGCGGGCTCGTCGAGGTGCAGGGGACCGCGGAGGACTCGCCGTTCTCACGTGCCGAACTCAATGCGCTGCTCGACCTGGCCGAGGGTGGCATCGCTGAGATCGTCACCCGTCAACGCGAGGTGGTCGCGGCCGCTCCGACGCCGAAGTCGTTCACGGCCCGGTAG
- the rdgB gene encoding RdgB/HAM1 family non-canonical purine NTP pyrophosphatase, which translates to MSATPVASATANPKKLVELQVLFDEVAAGCFELVPRPADLPDVEETGDTLGDNARLKAVAVMEATGCAAIADDTGLEVDALDGAPGVRSARFSGGDHDDDANVALLLSKLAGVSEPTARSARFRTVICIARPDGEIAFAEGVCEGTIADERHGDAGFGYDPVFVPVEGDGRTFAEMAPDEKNAISHRGRAIRAAGDLLVDFVGLGS; encoded by the coding sequence ATGAGCGCGACCCCGGTGGCATCGGCAACCGCGAACCCCAAGAAGCTCGTCGAGTTGCAGGTGCTCTTCGACGAGGTGGCCGCTGGATGCTTCGAGTTGGTGCCTCGGCCGGCCGACCTGCCCGACGTGGAGGAGACCGGCGACACGTTGGGCGACAACGCCCGGCTCAAGGCGGTTGCGGTGATGGAAGCGACCGGATGTGCCGCGATCGCGGATGACACGGGCCTGGAGGTCGACGCACTCGACGGGGCGCCCGGCGTTCGCTCGGCCCGCTTCAGCGGCGGCGACCACGACGACGACGCCAATGTGGCACTGCTGCTGTCGAAACTGGCGGGCGTCTCGGAGCCGACGGCTCGGTCGGCGCGGTTCCGCACCGTCATCTGCATCGCGCGGCCCGACGGGGAGATTGCCTTTGCTGAAGGGGTGTGCGAGGGCACGATCGCAGATGAGCGGCACGGCGACGCGGGATTCGGGTACGACCCGGTGTTCGTCCCGGTCGAGGGGGATGGCCGCACGTTTGCGGAGATGGCGCCCGACGAGAAGAACGCCATCAGCCACCGGGGTCGGGCGATACGCGCGGCTGGCGACCTGCTCGTGGATTTCGTGGGACTCGGATCATGA
- the galT gene encoding galactose-1-phosphate uridylyltransferase, producing the protein MSGELRFDRLTGQWVNISAHRQSRPNLPSTGCPFCVGGLEAPEPYDTLAFVNRWPAFVPGDPVDLGALEAAGVDLGAAVGASEVILYSPVHDASLASLGWQQVRKVVDLWAQRSEELLARPEVEYALVFESRGAEVGATIHHPHGQIYAFGFTPPAALVEAERTRHDGGCVVCAEVERERGDGDRVLWDGDGVVAWVPYASAHPYGVNIVAADHLGRLGDLDDAARDGLARALTAVLSGYENLWADDPNRSEIFPYLMWFHQEPSTRTGDYHLHVHLAPPQRAPGVSRFIAAGEVGSGTMSNPVAPEAAAQVLRDAMGLG; encoded by the coding sequence ATGAGCGGAGAGTTGCGATTCGATCGCTTGACGGGGCAGTGGGTCAACATCTCGGCTCATCGTCAGAGCCGCCCCAACCTTCCCTCGACCGGCTGCCCGTTCTGCGTCGGAGGGCTCGAGGCGCCCGAACCCTACGACACCTTGGCATTTGTCAACCGCTGGCCGGCATTCGTTCCCGGCGACCCGGTCGACCTCGGCGCGCTCGAGGCCGCTGGAGTCGATCTCGGCGCCGCGGTCGGAGCGTCGGAGGTCATCTTGTACTCGCCGGTCCATGACGCGTCGTTGGCGTCGTTGGGATGGCAACAGGTGCGCAAGGTCGTCGACCTGTGGGCGCAGCGCAGCGAGGAGCTGCTGGCCCGCCCGGAGGTGGAGTACGCCCTCGTGTTCGAGAGCCGCGGCGCCGAGGTCGGGGCGACGATTCATCATCCCCACGGGCAGATCTACGCGTTCGGATTCACCCCGCCCGCGGCGCTCGTCGAAGCCGAGCGGACGCGCCACGACGGCGGCTGCGTCGTGTGCGCCGAGGTGGAACGTGAACGTGGCGACGGCGACCGGGTGCTGTGGGATGGCGACGGGGTGGTGGCGTGGGTGCCGTATGCGTCGGCCCACCCGTACGGGGTGAACATCGTCGCCGCCGATCACCTCGGGCGCCTCGGGGATCTCGACGATGCCGCCCGCGACGGCCTCGCTCGGGCGCTCACCGCGGTTCTGAGCGGTTATGAAAACCTCTGGGCCGACGACCCGAATCGCAGCGAGATCTTCCCGTATCTCATGTGGTTCCACCAGGAACCCTCGACGCGCACCGGCGACTATCACCTGCACGTCCACCTCGCTCCGCCCCAGCGCGCCCCGGGGGTGTCGAGGTTCATCGCTGCCGGTGAGGTCGGGTCGGGAACGATGTCGAACCCCGTCGCCCCCGAAGCGGCCGCGCAAGTGTTGCGCGACGCCATGGGGCTGGGATGA
- a CDS encoding DUF1697 domain-containing protein, with the protein MTRSVALIRGVGGATAMKMADLKAAVVAAGLGDVATLQVAGNIVFDDSGHDSAYWAQLVHDAVLSQFGHDLAVLVRTHRQLVDLVARHRFAGTQEGKWLMTVVLDAQPTPERIASIDPTFGSPDQFVIDGAEIFIRYDGGVAGSKLQTAAFERQLGVVGTARNANTLAKLVEMTA; encoded by the coding sequence ATGACCAGGTCGGTGGCGTTGATCCGTGGCGTGGGCGGTGCCACGGCGATGAAGATGGCGGATCTGAAGGCTGCTGTCGTGGCCGCCGGCTTGGGAGACGTTGCGACTCTGCAGGTCGCTGGCAACATCGTGTTCGACGACTCCGGGCACGATTCGGCGTACTGGGCTCAGTTGGTCCACGACGCGGTGTTGTCGCAATTCGGCCACGACCTCGCCGTTCTCGTTCGAACTCACCGCCAGCTCGTCGACTTGGTGGCCCGGCATCGGTTCGCCGGAACCCAGGAAGGCAAGTGGTTGATGACGGTCGTGCTCGACGCTCAGCCCACCCCCGAGCGGATCGCTTCGATCGATCCGACGTTCGGGTCTCCCGACCAATTCGTCATCGATGGTGCCGAAATCTTCATCCGCTACGACGGCGGCGTCGCCGGGTCGAAGCTGCAGACGGCGGCGTTCGAGCGCCAATTGGGCGTCGTGGGCACCGCGCGTAACGCGAACACCCTCGCGAAGCTTGTCGAGATGACCGCCTGA
- a CDS encoding alanine racemase, with amino-acid sequence MLVADLPTPALVVDLASLNHNIDAMAKIRPGPSVRSHVKAHKSTRLARYAAERSASHSACCATLRELSGMIRAGLGADLLLANETLDVAGLTAVVQAAVVQAAADGDARITVAIDSVQTLDVAAAARRRGPLNVLIDVNVGMPRCGVAPERAGELAHRARSAGLEVRGVMGYEGHVVGNPDRSWRIEQVALAMQQLRAAHDDVGGDIVSAGGTGTFDLHDAPPDGTALVSEVQAGSYLLMDTSYATLGLPFRQAVSVLSTVISTNRTDGYGVADAGLKAFGMDHGDPTTIGHTTFFCSDEHVTFVANADDSGRALPAVGERVHLVPAHVDPTMALHERMYVVAECNEDGTIELDAEVLDTWPIDLRNW; translated from the coding sequence ATGCTCGTCGCCGACCTACCGACCCCAGCGCTCGTCGTCGATCTGGCCTCGTTGAACCACAACATCGACGCCATGGCCAAGATTCGCCCGGGCCCCTCGGTTCGATCGCATGTCAAGGCGCACAAGTCCACCCGCCTCGCCCGCTACGCAGCCGAACGATCCGCCAGCCACTCGGCGTGTTGCGCGACCCTTCGAGAACTGTCGGGGATGATCCGGGCCGGGCTCGGCGCCGACCTGTTGCTGGCCAACGAAACCCTCGACGTCGCCGGGCTCACCGCGGTCGTGCAGGCCGCGGTCGTCCAGGCCGCTGCCGATGGCGACGCCCGAATCACCGTCGCCATCGACTCGGTTCAGACGCTCGACGTCGCTGCCGCCGCACGCCGACGCGGACCGCTCAACGTCCTCATCGACGTCAACGTCGGGATGCCCCGCTGTGGGGTGGCGCCCGAGCGCGCCGGCGAACTGGCGCACCGGGCCAGGTCGGCCGGTCTCGAGGTCCGAGGCGTGATGGGATATGAGGGCCACGTCGTCGGCAACCCCGATCGATCCTGGCGAATCGAGCAGGTCGCGTTGGCGATGCAACAGCTACGTGCTGCCCATGACGACGTCGGTGGCGACATCGTGTCCGCGGGTGGAACCGGAACCTTCGACCTCCACGACGCCCCGCCCGATGGCACGGCGCTGGTGAGCGAGGTCCAGGCCGGCTCGTACCTACTCATGGACACCTCCTACGCCACGCTCGGCCTGCCGTTTCGCCAGGCGGTGTCGGTGCTCTCCACCGTGATTTCGACCAATCGCACCGACGGATATGGCGTCGCAGACGCAGGGCTGAAGGCGTTCGGGATGGATCACGGTGATCCGACCACGATCGGCCACACGACCTTCTTTTGTTCCGACGAGCACGTCACGTTCGTCGCGAACGCGGATGACTCCGGCCGAGCGCTGCCTGCGGTCGGCGAACGCGTGCACCTGGTGCCGGCGCATGTCGACCCCACGATGGCCCTACACGAGCGGATGTATGTCGTCGCCGAGTGCAACGAGGACGGCACCATCGAACTCGACGCCGAGGTGCTCGACACCTGGCCGATCGACCTGCGCAACTGGTGA
- a CDS encoding thiolase family protein gives MRGQAAIAGIAETPFYRGSPRLPIELMLDASLEAIADAGLAPSDIDGICAPPGFTSAEELAANLGIEDLGFSAITAVGGASSVAGIRNAAMAVATGVATSVLVVVGWNGYSWMRPRDGVAVPRHGLAMSSAQDVVVDVMVPQGAIGATQFYAPLANDYRRRRGITDDDGAAFAMAMRRHAHRHPLAVMRDTPMTTEDYFESSMLSEPFRKLDCCLETDAAAAVVVTSVQRAADAPHGVVAILGVGEGRPEPADDIAGRSDLLRIGLSGAAPRAFAMADLTPADLDVVGVYDCFTYVAMLQLEVLGVVGEGEAGIAAREGRFDLGGALPVNTHGGLLSQGHMWGMNHVIEMTRQIRGEAGERQVPGARLSAVTGWGDFGDGTVVVLGSKP, from the coding sequence GTGAGGGGACAGGCCGCCATCGCGGGCATCGCTGAGACGCCGTTCTACCGCGGGTCGCCGCGTCTGCCGATCGAGTTGATGCTCGACGCGTCGCTCGAAGCGATCGCTGATGCCGGGCTGGCTCCGAGTGATATCGACGGCATCTGCGCTCCGCCAGGGTTCACGAGCGCGGAGGAGCTCGCTGCGAACCTCGGCATCGAGGACCTGGGATTCTCCGCGATCACCGCCGTCGGGGGCGCCTCGAGCGTGGCCGGCATACGCAACGCAGCGATGGCGGTGGCCACGGGTGTCGCGACCTCGGTGCTCGTCGTCGTCGGATGGAACGGGTATTCGTGGATGCGGCCACGCGACGGGGTGGCGGTGCCTCGCCATGGGCTGGCGATGAGTTCGGCCCAGGACGTCGTGGTCGACGTGATGGTTCCCCAGGGTGCCATCGGCGCGACCCAGTTCTATGCGCCACTCGCGAATGACTACCGCCGCCGACGGGGTATCACCGACGACGACGGGGCTGCGTTCGCGATGGCGATGCGGCGCCACGCGCACCGTCACCCGCTCGCGGTGATGCGTGACACGCCGATGACCACCGAGGACTACTTCGAGTCGTCGATGCTGTCGGAACCGTTCCGCAAGCTCGACTGCTGTCTCGAGACCGACGCGGCGGCCGCAGTCGTGGTGACCTCGGTGCAACGCGCGGCCGACGCACCCCACGGGGTGGTGGCGATCCTCGGCGTGGGGGAGGGGCGACCCGAACCCGCCGACGACATCGCCGGGCGCAGCGACCTGCTGCGCATCGGGCTGAGTGGGGCGGCTCCGAGAGCCTTCGCGATGGCGGACCTCACACCAGCGGACCTCGACGTGGTGGGCGTCTACGACTGTTTCACCTACGTGGCGATGCTGCAGTTGGAGGTGCTCGGTGTCGTGGGCGAGGGGGAGGCGGGCATCGCGGCGCGCGAGGGACGTTTCGACCTCGGTGGTGCACTCCCGGTGAACACCCATGGCGGATTGTTGAGCCAGGGACACATGTGGGGAATGAACCACGTCATCGAGATGACCCGCCAGATTCGTGGCGAGGCCGGGGAGCGCCAGGTGCCCGGCGCTCGGTTGAGTGCGGTGACCGGGTGGGGCGACTTCGGCGATGGAACCGTGGTCGTGTTGGGCTCGAAGCCATGA
- a CDS encoding zinc ribbon domain-containing protein translates to MTQHDGFPCQPIGAAGLHQQWYDANASAGRLTAQRCECGRWRMPARYRCASCHGEAWSFEPVGDHGRVVGWTVTHRPFHFGFAQVVPYALVIAEVPEGIRVLLHVRPSLTDVGGDIDWHGREVVIAVDEFGLPYASLVG, encoded by the coding sequence ATGACTCAACACGACGGATTCCCGTGCCAGCCGATCGGTGCTGCCGGGCTCCACCAGCAGTGGTATGACGCCAACGCATCGGCCGGCCGGCTCACCGCACAACGGTGCGAATGTGGACGCTGGCGTATGCCTGCTCGCTACCGATGCGCGAGCTGTCATGGGGAGGCGTGGTCGTTTGAACCGGTTGGCGACCATGGGCGGGTTGTCGGGTGGACCGTCACCCATCGGCCGTTCCATTTCGGGTTTGCGCAGGTCGTTCCCTATGCGTTGGTGATCGCCGAGGTCCCCGAAGGAATTCGCGTGCTGTTGCACGTGCGCCCGAGCCTGACCGACGTTGGGGGCGACATCGATTGGCACGGACGCGAGGTTGTGATCGCGGTTGACGAGTTCGGCCTGCCCTACGCCTCGTTGGTCGGTTGA
- a CDS encoding HNH endonuclease has translation MYDYAGASQIDSGAFRRGENAGPDGCPDGGWDVLVGAIGACGDLGEAASALVDAVLAGVRGTKAAVRTPAGANRSQIAADLSVAAARLTHIVERLHVAASGLAASERVHELDGMGTIGLWLALHHGITRRDAYRLLRAGVVTERFGEVRTAFEAGELTLGHLDAIAKIIPQTFEGDHLDAAIDAIREIQPLLLDAASRCSLNRFEGFCHNVRDRLDQDGPGDPSTDPSHITLSQTFNGRWHLHGDLTPDDGALLATILHDLINRQLHTAQSDSGKDPVSENAATDAAHDAHAADREGGCATDGKRATRDAGRDGRDTTAAKRDGETARQDDQTGGERDAKSGGQTGGEHEANTGGQTDGEAAGGRNRGTVAGQEADPPHLPTMAQRRASALRDALLAAAGLTRPGRVGAYIHIDLDKLNRADEGLAALFSEHHGEPDVSGPAHTETNLDITDETLWALLANADVIPTFTRDGTPLSYGRTRRLAPDVLRRALAHRDRGCRFPGCERNTIGCDLHHLVHYSDGGTTDPNGLANVCPGHHHRHHNGDAVISGNPNQPLHATRPDGTTITNTPRYKQPPRP, from the coding sequence ATGTACGACTACGCCGGTGCATCTCAAATCGATTCAGGTGCTTTCCGTCGCGGCGAGAACGCCGGTCCAGATGGCTGTCCGGATGGTGGTTGGGATGTCCTCGTTGGCGCTATCGGCGCGTGCGGCGACCTTGGCGAAGCGGCCTCGGCGCTCGTCGATGCAGTGCTCGCGGGAGTGCGGGGCACGAAGGCCGCAGTCCGCACTCCTGCAGGCGCCAACCGCTCGCAGATTGCTGCCGACTTGTCGGTTGCTGCGGCACGCCTCACCCACATCGTCGAGCGTTTGCACGTCGCCGCTTCCGGGCTTGCAGCCTCGGAACGTGTCCACGAACTCGATGGCATGGGCACCATCGGCTTGTGGCTCGCGCTCCATCACGGCATCACCAGGCGCGACGCATACCGTTTGCTGCGTGCCGGGGTCGTCACCGAGCGTTTCGGAGAAGTCCGCACCGCGTTCGAGGCTGGCGAACTCACCCTCGGGCACCTCGATGCCATCGCCAAGATCATCCCCCAGACGTTCGAGGGCGACCACCTCGATGCTGCAATCGACGCCATCCGCGAGATCCAACCGCTGTTGCTCGATGCCGCCTCGCGGTGTTCGCTCAACCGATTCGAAGGCTTTTGCCACAACGTTCGCGACCGTCTCGACCAAGACGGCCCGGGTGATCCGAGTACCGACCCGTCCCACATCACGTTGTCTCAAACGTTCAACGGTCGATGGCACCTCCATGGAGATCTCACCCCCGACGACGGCGCACTCCTCGCGACCATCCTCCACGACCTCATCAACCGCCAACTCCACACGGCACAGAGCGATTCGGGGAAGGACCCCGTCAGCGAGAACGCTGCCACCGACGCCGCTCACGACGCGCACGCCGCTGACCGGGAAGGCGGGTGTGCGACCGACGGGAAACGCGCCACCAGAGACGCCGGTCGGGACGGCCGAGACACGACCGCCGCCAAGCGCGATGGCGAGACCGCCCGACAGGACGACCAGACCGGCGGTGAGCGCGATGCCAAGAGCGGTGGCCAGACCGGCGGCGAGCACGAAGCCAATACCGGCGGCCAGACCGACGGCGAGGCCGCAGGCGGACGGAACCGCGGGACCGTCGCTGGGCAGGAAGCCGACCCACCACACCTGCCGACCATGGCGCAACGCCGTGCGTCAGCGTTGCGCGACGCCTTGCTCGCGGCGGCCGGTCTGACCCGGCCCGGCCGCGTCGGCGCCTACATCCACATCGACCTCGACAAACTCAACCGCGCCGACGAAGGCCTCGCCGCGCTCTTCAGCGAACACCACGGCGAACCCGACGTCTCCGGCCCAGCCCACACCGAAACCAACCTCGACATCACCGACGAGACCCTGTGGGCCCTCCTCGCCAACGCTGATGTCATCCCCACCTTCACCCGCGACGGCACGCCCCTGTCCTACGGACGAACACGACGCCTCGCTCCCGATGTCCTTCGGCGCGCCCTCGCTCACCGCGACCGCGGATGTCGGTTCCCCGGATGCGAGCGCAACACCATCGGCTGCGACCTGCACCACCTCGTCCACTACAGCGACGGCGGAACCACCGACCCCAACGGCCTCGCCAACGTCTGTCCCGGGCACCACCATCGACACCACAACGGCGACGCCGTCATCTCCGGCAACCCCAACCAGCCGCTCCACGCCACTCGACCCGATGGCACCACCATCACCAACACCCCCCGCTACAAACAGCCACCCCGACCATGA